In one window of Vibrio sp. JC009 DNA:
- a CDS encoding FAD-dependent oxidoreductase — protein sequence MKRIVVIGGSAAGPKTAAKARRLDENAEIILLQKDKDLSMASCGYPYYVGGVFDDRNDLISTPAGVVRDPKFFLNAKGIDARTEMEVISVDAKEQKVDVKDLKTGEVESIEYDKLMMCTGARPFVPPIPGTDLKGITTLQSMKDADYLRKIRDDKEIKKAVVIGGGLIGIETCEALQLAGIEITVVELAPQLLNFLDWKMAKLVENHVKAKGANVMTDNGVAAFLGEEGKLTGVKLANGTELPCELAVVAIGVRPNSELAKEAGLEIGETGGIVVDEFMQTSDPNIYAAGDCVESVSMITGKKVHAPMGDLANLQGRVAGENIIMGNSVTFPGVLQTGICKVFDFSAGSTGLSEEAALKQGYEIETVVNASPDKPGFMGANLLVSKMVVDKKTQKVLGYQSVGPGDVSKQIATATMALNAGFTVENLINLDMPYAPPFSLAIDHFIATAHLMQNKLKGRLKGISVREVKAKLDDPNAEKPFFLDARGPDEFEMMRLGIGETLIPLGALRKRLDELPQDKDREIICFCKISLRGYEASLVLQANGWKNVKVMEGGIMAWPYPREK from the coding sequence ATGAAAAGAATTGTTGTCATTGGCGGCTCAGCCGCTGGTCCGAAGACTGCAGCAAAGGCTAGAAGGCTAGATGAAAATGCAGAGATCATTCTGTTACAGAAAGATAAAGATCTTTCCATGGCGTCGTGCGGTTATCCGTATTATGTCGGCGGTGTATTTGATGACAGAAATGATTTGATTAGTACTCCGGCTGGCGTAGTTCGTGACCCTAAATTCTTCCTGAATGCAAAAGGCATTGACGCCAGAACAGAAATGGAAGTGATTTCTGTTGATGCGAAAGAGCAGAAAGTGGATGTAAAAGATCTGAAGACGGGTGAAGTTGAGAGCATCGAATACGACAAACTGATGATGTGTACCGGTGCAAGACCATTTGTGCCGCCTATTCCGGGTACCGATCTTAAGGGAATCACAACCCTTCAGTCGATGAAAGATGCTGATTATCTGCGCAAAATCCGTGACGACAAAGAAATTAAAAAAGCCGTTGTTATCGGTGGTGGCCTGATCGGTATTGAAACCTGTGAAGCTCTGCAGCTTGCCGGTATTGAGATCACGGTTGTTGAACTGGCACCTCAGCTACTGAACTTCCTGGACTGGAAGATGGCTAAGCTGGTTGAAAACCACGTTAAGGCGAAAGGCGCTAACGTGATGACAGACAATGGTGTTGCGGCATTCCTTGGTGAAGAGGGCAAACTGACCGGAGTTAAGCTGGCAAATGGCACTGAGCTGCCGTGTGAACTGGCTGTTGTCGCTATCGGTGTTCGCCCGAACTCAGAACTGGCAAAAGAAGCGGGTCTTGAGATCGGTGAGACCGGCGGTATTGTGGTTGATGAGTTTATGCAGACTTCCGATCCAAACATCTACGCTGCGGGTGACTGTGTTGAGTCGGTAAGCATGATTACCGGCAAGAAAGTTCATGCGCCAATGGGAGACCTGGCAAACCTTCAGGGACGTGTTGCCGGTGAAAATATCATTATGGGCAATAGCGTTACTTTCCCTGGTGTATTGCAGACTGGTATCTGTAAGGTGTTTGATTTCTCAGCAGGTTCTACCGGCCTTTCTGAAGAAGCTGCACTGAAGCAGGGATATGAGATTGAAACTGTCGTTAATGCCAGCCCGGATAAGCCTGGATTTATGGGCGCGAACCTTCTGGTAAGCAAAATGGTTGTTGATAAGAAAACCCAGAAAGTACTGGGCTATCAGTCGGTAGGTCCTGGTGATGTCAGCAAGCAGATTGCAACGGCAACTATGGCTCTGAATGCAGGTTTCACCGTTGAAAACCTGATTAATCTGGATATGCCTTATGCGCCACCTTTCTCACTGGCTATTGACCACTTTATTGCCACTGCTCACCTGATGCAGAACAAGCTGAAAGGCCGTCTGAAGGGCATTTCGGTTCGTGAGGTTAAAGCGAAACTGGATGATCCTAATGCTGAGAAGCCGTTCTTCCTTGATGCTCGTGGCCCGGATGAGTTTGAAATGATGCGCCTTGGTATCGGCGAGACTCTAATCCCGCTTGGTGCTTTAAGAAAACGCCTGGATGAACTGCCGCAAGATAAAGACAGAGAGATTATCTGTTTCTGTAAGATTTCGCTGCGCGGTTATGAGGCTTCACTTGTCCTTCAGGCCAATGGCTGGAAGAACGTTAAAGTGATGGAAGGCGGTATCATGGCCTGGCCTTATCCAAGAGAGAAGTAA
- the sohB gene encoding protease SohB: protein MEFLLEYGLFLAKVATFVIAIIAVLVVAKLVNGKTGGSKGELEITNLTEQHKNTIEVMEHHLHDGTFIKERDKVERKADKEKAKTRNKEVKKAAKEGHLETTREPHLFVLDFNGSIDAKEVASLREEVTAILAVAREGDEVLLRLESGGGMVHGYGLASSQLDRIKAASLPLTISVDKVAASGGYMMACIADKIVSAPFAIVGSIGVIAQLPNFNKLLKRHDIEFEQLTAGEYKRTLTMFGENTDKARDKFKEELEETHVLFKDFIRERRPELDLEKVATGEHWFGTKAHELGLVDEISTSDDLVVEACKDKTVLSIRYVQKKKMADRLAKIGGDAADNLLMKWLQRGQRPIV, encoded by the coding sequence TTGGAATTTCTGTTGGAGTACGGTCTGTTTTTGGCCAAAGTTGCCACGTTTGTAATAGCAATTATCGCTGTTCTTGTGGTTGCCAAATTAGTAAACGGTAAAACTGGCGGTTCAAAAGGTGAGTTGGAAATTACCAACCTGACCGAGCAGCATAAAAACACTATTGAGGTGATGGAGCATCATCTTCATGACGGCACCTTTATCAAAGAGCGCGATAAAGTTGAAAGAAAAGCGGATAAAGAAAAAGCGAAGACCAGAAACAAAGAAGTGAAAAAGGCGGCAAAGGAAGGGCATCTGGAAACAACCCGCGAGCCTCATCTGTTTGTGCTGGACTTTAACGGCAGTATCGATGCTAAAGAAGTGGCTTCTCTGCGAGAAGAAGTAACTGCGATTCTCGCTGTTGCCAGAGAAGGCGATGAAGTTCTGCTGCGCCTTGAGTCAGGCGGTGGTATGGTACACGGCTATGGTCTGGCATCGTCACAGCTGGACAGAATTAAAGCGGCAAGCCTGCCTCTGACTATCTCAGTGGACAAAGTAGCAGCAAGTGGCGGCTATATGATGGCCTGTATCGCTGACAAGATTGTTTCAGCGCCGTTTGCCATTGTTGGCTCTATTGGCGTAATCGCCCAGCTACCAAACTTCAACAAGCTGCTGAAAAGGCATGATATCGAGTTTGAACAGCTAACAGCCGGTGAATACAAACGAACTCTGACCATGTTTGGTGAAAACACGGACAAAGCCCGTGACAAGTTCAAAGAAGAACTGGAAGAGACCCACGTGCTGTTTAAAGACTTTATCCGTGAACGCAGACCAGAGTTGGATCTGGAAAAAGTCGCAACAGGTGAACACTGGTTCGGCACCAAAGCCCATGAGCTGGGACTGGTGGATGAAATCAGCACTTCAGACGACTTGGTTGTAGAAGCCTGCAAAGATAAAACCGTACTTTCTATCCGCTATGTGCAGAAGAAGAAAATGGCAGACCGTTTAGCGAAGATTGGCGGGGATGCGGCGGATAATCTTCTTATGAAGTGGTTGCAAAGGGGGCAGAGGCCTATTGTTTAA
- the cmk gene encoding (d)CMP kinase, which translates to MSSNTPVVTVDGPSGAGKGTLCMLLAEKLGFHLLDSGAIYRVLALAAIHHGVDTESEDALVPLATHLDVQFIAEGDLVKVILEGEDVSGELRKEETGNAASKVAALPRVREALLRRQRAFATEPGLVADGRDMGTVVFPQAEAKIFLDASAQERANRRLKQLQDKGLSVKFDHLLREIQERDDRDRNRAVAPLRPADDALVLDSTSLSIEEVVAKALEYIESKLSQ; encoded by the coding sequence ATGTCCTCAAATACTCCGGTTGTGACCGTAGATGGACCGAGTGGTGCCGGTAAAGGCACTTTATGCATGCTGTTGGCAGAAAAATTAGGCTTTCATTTACTTGATTCCGGTGCTATCTACCGGGTGCTTGCACTGGCTGCAATTCACCATGGTGTAGACACAGAGTCTGAAGATGCACTTGTGCCTCTTGCGACTCATCTGGATGTTCAGTTTATCGCAGAGGGTGATCTGGTTAAGGTTATTCTTGAAGGCGAGGATGTATCCGGTGAACTTCGCAAAGAAGAAACGGGCAATGCGGCCTCAAAAGTAGCTGCGCTTCCTCGTGTAAGAGAAGCTTTGCTGCGCCGTCAGCGTGCTTTTGCAACTGAGCCGGGTCTTGTTGCCGATGGCCGCGACATGGGAACAGTGGTATTTCCACAGGCAGAAGCTAAAATTTTCTTAGATGCAAGTGCGCAGGAGCGAGCAAATAGACGCCTTAAGCAGTTGCAAGACAAGGGGTTAAGTGTTAAATTTGACCACCTTTTACGCGAGATCCAAGAGCGTGATGACCGCGACCGCAACCGTGCGGTGGCTCCGTTACGTCCTGCGGATGACGCGTTAGTGCTTGATTCTACATCACTTTCTATTGAAGAAGTGGTAGCAAAAGCACTGGAATATATCGAATCTAAATTGTCTCAGTAA
- the rpsA gene encoding 30S ribosomal protein S1, with protein sequence MTESFAQLFEESLNELEFRPGNIVKGTVVAIENGFVLVDAGLKSESAIPAEQFKNAAGELEVEVGSEIDVALDAVEDGFGETQLSREKAKRHEAWIVLEKAYEEAETVVGIINGKVKGGFTVELNGIRAFLPGSLVDVRPIRDTAHLENKELEFKVIKLDQKRNNVVVSRRAVIESENSVERDELLETLQEGSEVKGIVKNLTDYGAFVDLGGVDGLLHITDMAWKRVKHPSEIVNVGDEILVKVLKFDRERTRVSLGLKQLGEDPWVAIAKRYPEGHKLTGRVTNLTDYGCFVEIEEGVEGLVHVSEMDWTNKNIHPSKVVNVGDEAEVMVLEIDEERRRISLGLKQCKANPWQSFAEAQAKGDKVTGKIKSITDFGIFIGLEGGIDGLVHLSDISWNVPGEEAVREYKKGDEISAVVLAVDAERERISLGVKQMENDPFNAFVADNKKGVLVNGTVTAVDAKGATIEIVEGVEGYIRVSEVSRDRVEDASLILSAGDSVEAKFTGVDRKNRVINLSIKAKDEAEEQEAMASLNKQDEGAFGNAMADAFKAAKGE encoded by the coding sequence ATGACTGAATCTTTCGCTCAACTCTTTGAAGAGTCTCTAAACGAACTAGAATTCCGCCCTGGCAACATTGTTAAGGGTACTGTAGTAGCAATCGAGAACGGTTTCGTTCTTGTTGATGCTGGCCTTAAGTCTGAGTCTGCAATCCCTGCAGAGCAGTTCAAGAACGCAGCTGGCGAACTTGAAGTAGAAGTTGGTTCTGAAATCGACGTTGCTCTTGACGCTGTAGAAGACGGCTTTGGTGAAACTCAGCTTTCTCGTGAGAAAGCGAAGCGCCACGAAGCTTGGATTGTTCTTGAGAAAGCATATGAAGAAGCTGAAACTGTTGTTGGTATCATCAACGGTAAAGTTAAAGGTGGTTTCACTGTAGAACTTAACGGCATCCGTGCGTTCCTACCTGGTTCACTAGTAGACGTTCGTCCAATCCGTGACACTGCTCACCTGGAAAACAAAGAGCTAGAGTTCAAAGTAATCAAGCTAGACCAGAAGCGTAACAACGTAGTTGTTTCTCGTCGTGCTGTTATCGAATCTGAAAACAGCGTTGAGCGTGACGAACTTCTTGAAACTCTACAAGAAGGCAGCGAAGTTAAAGGTATCGTTAAGAACCTTACTGACTACGGTGCATTCGTTGATCTTGGCGGCGTTGACGGCCTTCTACACATCACTGATATGGCTTGGAAGCGTGTTAAGCACCCATCTGAGATCGTTAACGTTGGTGACGAGATCCTTGTTAAAGTTCTTAAGTTCGACCGTGAGCGTACTCGCGTATCACTAGGTCTTAAGCAGCTAGGTGAAGATCCATGGGTAGCAATCGCTAAGCGTTACCCAGAAGGTCACAAGCTAACTGGTCGCGTTACAAACCTAACTGACTACGGTTGCTTCGTTGAAATCGAAGAAGGCGTTGAAGGTCTTGTACACGTTTCTGAAATGGACTGGACTAACAAGAACATCCACCCATCTAAAGTTGTTAACGTTGGCGACGAAGCTGAAGTTATGGTTCTTGAGATCGACGAAGAACGTCGTCGTATTTCTCTTGGTCTTAAGCAGTGTAAAGCTAACCCATGGCAGTCTTTCGCTGAAGCTCAGGCTAAAGGCGACAAAGTTACTGGTAAGATCAAGTCTATCACTGACTTCGGTATCTTCATCGGTCTTGAAGGCGGCATCGATGGTCTTGTACACCTGTCTGACATCTCTTGGAACGTTCCAGGTGAAGAAGCAGTACGTGAGTACAAGAAAGGCGACGAAATCTCAGCTGTTGTTCTTGCAGTAGACGCAGAGCGTGAGCGTATTTCTCTTGGCGTTAAGCAAATGGAAAACGACCCGTTCAACGCATTTGTTGCTGATAACAAGAAAGGTGTTCTAGTTAACGGTACTGTAACTGCAGTTGACGCAAAAGGTGCTACAATTGAAATTGTAGAGGGCGTTGAAGGTTACATCCGTGTATCTGAAGTATCACGTGACCGTGTTGAAGATGCATCTCTAATCCTAAGCGCTGGTGACAGTGTTGAAGCGAAGTTCACAGGTGTTGACCGTAAGAACCGCGTAATCAACCTATCTATCAAAGCTAAGGATGAAGCTGAAGAGCAAGAAGCAATGGCTTCACTGAACAAGCAAGATGAAGGCGCGTTCGGTAATGCTATGGCTGATGCATTCAAGGCTGCTAAAGGCGAATAA
- the ihfB gene encoding integration host factor subunit beta, with product MRGNMTKSELIERLCAEQTHLSAKEVEDAVKDILEHMASTLESGDRIEIRGFGSFSLHFREPRVGRNPKTGEKVELDGKYVPHFKPGKELRERVDIYS from the coding sequence ATGAGGGGAAATATGACTAAGTCTGAACTTATTGAAAGACTCTGTGCTGAGCAAACTCACCTTTCTGCTAAAGAAGTTGAAGATGCAGTTAAGGATATTTTGGAGCATATGGCTTCTACCTTAGAAAGTGGCGACAGAATTGAAATTCGTGGTTTTGGTAGCTTCTCATTGCACTTCCGTGAGCCTCGTGTGGGACGCAATCCTAAGACGGGGGAAAAGGTTGAACTTGATGGTAAATATGTACCTCATTTCAAACCTGGTAAAGAGCTTCGTGAACGCGTAGATATTTACAGTTAA
- a CDS encoding lipopolysaccharide assembly protein LapA domain-containing protein produces the protein MKIIKAILVIALFLVALALGAQNQEVVSFNYLLAKGEFHLSTLLGVVFVAGFVLAWLIFGTIQVKSQLKIKRLTRQLKKQAATLPAETKA, from the coding sequence ATGAAGATTATAAAAGCTATTCTTGTTATTGCGCTTTTTTTGGTTGCACTGGCATTAGGCGCTCAGAATCAGGAAGTTGTGAGCTTTAACTACTTACTGGCAAAAGGTGAGTTCCATCTGTCGACCTTGTTAGGCGTTGTTTTTGTTGCTGGTTTTGTGTTGGCCTGGCTGATTTTCGGAACCATTCAGGTTAAATCACAACTGAAAATTAAAAGACTGACCCGTCAGCTAAAGAAGCAGGCAGCAACGCTTCCTGCAGAGACCAAAGCCTAA
- the lapB gene encoding lipopolysaccharide assembly protein LapB gives MLELLFLLLPIAAAYGWYMGNRSARQDRQEQSHQISRQYVTGLNLLLSDQSDKAVDHFIELLQVDNETIDTHLALGNLFRSRGEVDRAIRIHQNLISRQGLTVDQKNIALQQLAKDYMVSGFLDRAEKIFEQLVEEPSHKEAALTQLVSIYQQTKEWSKAIYYGNALVKLGRKRMRVNIAHFWCELAMQEQANENTTKAIQYFKRALSEDPKCVRASISLGKLYLEHEDYKNTIAFMEMVLDQDIDFVGEVLPVLAECYYHLGREQDLVEFLRACIERNAGVSAELMLAQQVAHHEGVAAAQTLLTRQLLKNPTMKGFHRLMDYHLAEAEEGRAKDSLSTLQALVGEQIKVKHHHRCRKCGFSTHSLYWHCPSCKGWGTIKPIRGLDGE, from the coding sequence ATGCTTGAGCTACTCTTCTTGTTGTTACCTATTGCCGCCGCCTATGGCTGGTATATGGGTAACCGTAGTGCAAGACAGGACAGGCAGGAGCAGTCTCATCAGATTTCCCGTCAGTATGTGACGGGTCTTAACCTTCTGTTATCCGACCAATCGGATAAAGCAGTCGATCATTTCATAGAACTTCTTCAGGTAGATAACGAAACCATAGATACCCACCTCGCACTGGGTAACCTGTTCCGCTCCAGAGGAGAAGTTGACCGCGCGATACGAATCCACCAGAACCTGATTTCCAGACAGGGTTTAACCGTAGATCAGAAAAACATTGCCCTGCAGCAACTGGCAAAAGACTATATGGTCTCAGGCTTTCTGGACAGGGCCGAAAAAATATTTGAGCAGCTTGTGGAAGAGCCTTCGCACAAAGAAGCTGCGTTGACTCAACTTGTCTCTATTTACCAGCAAACGAAAGAGTGGAGTAAAGCCATCTACTATGGCAACGCTTTAGTTAAGCTGGGACGCAAACGTATGCGGGTAAATATCGCCCACTTTTGGTGCGAGCTGGCGATGCAGGAGCAGGCCAACGAAAATACGACGAAAGCGATACAGTATTTCAAGCGGGCGCTGTCTGAAGATCCAAAGTGTGTTCGGGCCAGCATATCGCTTGGTAAGCTCTATCTGGAACATGAAGACTACAAGAATACCATCGCATTTATGGAAATGGTGTTGGATCAGGATATCGATTTTGTGGGCGAAGTGCTGCCTGTTTTGGCCGAGTGTTACTATCATCTTGGACGGGAACAGGATCTTGTCGAATTCTTAAGAGCCTGTATCGAGAGAAATGCAGGTGTGTCAGCAGAGCTTATGCTCGCGCAGCAGGTTGCCCACCATGAGGGTGTCGCTGCCGCACAGACCCTCCTGACCCGACAGTTATTAAAGAACCCAACCATGAAAGGCTTCCACCGCCTGATGGATTACCACCTGGCTGAAGCGGAAGAGGGAAGGGCGAAAGACAGCCTTTCCACACTACAGGCTCTGGTTGGGGAACAGATTAAAGTAAAACACCACCATCGCTGCAGAAAGTGCGGATTTTCAACCCATTCTCTTTACTGGCATTGTCCGTCTTGTAAGGGGTGGGGGACGATTAAGCCTATTCGCGGACTTGATGGGGAATAG
- the pyrF gene encoding orotidine-5'-phosphate decarboxylase, which yields MLDQKVIVALDYDNQADALAFVDRIDPASCRLKVGKEMFTLFGPEFVKELHKRGFSVFLDLKFHDIPNTCSKAVRAAAELGVWMVNVHASGGERMMSASREILEPYGKDRPLLIGVTVLTSMEQSDLAGIGLDIEPQKQVMRLATLTKNSGLDGVVCSAQEASMLKSELGKEFKLVTPGIRPAGSAVGDQKRIMTPPQAIEAGSDYLVIGRPITQAEDPAGVLAEINKSL from the coding sequence ATGTTGGATCAAAAAGTAATAGTTGCACTGGATTATGATAATCAGGCAGATGCCCTAGCGTTTGTTGACAGGATAGATCCAGCATCATGCCGTCTTAAAGTAGGCAAAGAGATGTTTACTCTGTTTGGTCCTGAGTTTGTGAAAGAGCTGCACAAGCGCGGTTTCTCTGTGTTCCTGGACCTTAAGTTTCATGATATTCCTAACACCTGTTCAAAAGCGGTGAGAGCTGCAGCTGAGCTGGGAGTATGGATGGTGAACGTTCACGCCAGCGGTGGTGAGCGTATGATGAGTGCATCCAGAGAGATCCTCGAACCTTATGGTAAAGATCGCCCGCTATTGATTGGCGTGACGGTACTGACCAGCATGGAGCAAAGTGACCTTGCCGGAATCGGTCTTGATATCGAGCCACAAAAGCAGGTGATGCGCTTAGCCACACTAACAAAGAACAGCGGCCTGGACGGCGTAGTCTGTTCAGCTCAGGAAGCTTCTATGCTGAAATCTGAGCTAGGTAAAGAGTTCAAACTGGTTACTCCGGGAATTCGCCCGGCAGGCAGTGCTGTTGGCGATCAGAAGCGTATTATGACACCACCACAGGCGATTGAAGCGGGTTCGGATTATCTGGTTATAGGACGCCCGATAACGCAGGCTGAGGATCCGGCGGGGGTGTTGGCGGAGATTAATAAGTCTCTTTAA
- a CDS encoding DNA repair protein, which translates to MNIGLIIILVAVLLVMIIGYNVMLQYNSKVEAAKKQESARFIAIIDATEDLIGNAHHLPFSQELLVCLNQRILDALTNMHELDPKNRQLAQRIENMKNQIQQLKENYAGAESTSFKVPSSDKQAILMLKLVKRLRDTIRSEHNKGRFNTQSYVTENARLETIQIRINIENVIKRSREAVLRNQSGTAKQLLRKGIDVLSSKNDSYSNQAREKLQAMLDELDKNKKDQNAEELMAMEEQERNNDMEALFGEKKKW; encoded by the coding sequence ATGAATATTGGTTTAATTATTATTCTTGTAGCCGTTCTTCTCGTCATGATCATTGGCTACAACGTGATGCTTCAGTACAACAGTAAAGTAGAAGCAGCCAAAAAACAGGAATCTGCCCGATTCATTGCCATCATTGATGCAACCGAAGATCTGATCGGCAACGCACACCATCTTCCTTTCAGTCAGGAGCTTTTAGTCTGCCTGAACCAGCGCATTTTAGATGCTCTGACAAATATGCATGAGCTGGATCCAAAAAACCGCCAGCTTGCGCAGCGAATCGAAAATATGAAGAACCAGATCCAGCAGCTAAAGGAAAACTATGCTGGCGCCGAGAGCACTTCATTTAAAGTTCCAAGCAGTGATAAGCAGGCAATTCTTATGCTTAAGCTGGTGAAACGCCTGAGAGATACCATCCGAAGCGAACATAATAAAGGCCGTTTCAATACTCAGTCTTATGTTACGGAAAATGCCCGTCTGGAAACCATTCAGATCCGAATCAATATTGAAAACGTGATTAAACGTTCAAGAGAAGCTGTGCTGCGTAATCAGTCCGGCACAGCAAAGCAGTTGCTGCGTAAAGGTATTGACGTACTTTCATCCAAAAACGACTCTTACTCCAACCAGGCCAGAGAAAAACTTCAGGCCATGCTTGATGAGCTGGATAAGAACAAGAAAGACCAGAATGCAGAAGAGCTGATGGCGATGGAAGAGCAGGAACGCAACAACGATATGGAAGCGTTGTTTGGCGAGAAGAAGAAGTGGTGA
- the cysB gene encoding HTH-type transcriptional regulator CysB produces MKLQQLKYIVEVVNHNLNVSATAESLYTSQPGISKQVRLLEDELGVQIFERSGKHLTQVTVAGEDIVRISREILSRVESIKAVAGEHTNPEMGSLNISTTHTQARYALPEVIKGFTARYPKVSLHMHQGTPSQMSEAIAKGTANFAIATEALHLYQDAIMLPCYHWNRSIVVTKDHPLAKKAQITINDLAAYPLVTYVFGFTGRSELDSAFNTAGLTPRIVFTATDADVIKTYVRMGIGVGVIASMAIDKQQDSDLHVIDASHIFGSSTTSIGFRRGTFLRSYMFDFMERFAPHLTRPVVEQAISLRNNVEIEEMFKDIELPVR; encoded by the coding sequence ATGAAATTGCAGCAACTGAAGTACATCGTTGAAGTAGTGAATCATAACCTGAATGTATCGGCAACGGCAGAAAGTCTGTATACCTCCCAGCCAGGAATCAGTAAGCAGGTTCGTCTGCTTGAAGATGAACTGGGTGTTCAGATTTTTGAGCGAAGCGGAAAGCATCTGACCCAGGTGACGGTTGCAGGTGAAGATATTGTCCGGATTTCACGGGAGATTCTCTCCAGAGTAGAAAGCATAAAAGCGGTAGCGGGTGAGCATACCAACCCGGAAATGGGCAGCCTGAACATATCTACAACCCACACGCAGGCCCGTTATGCGCTTCCTGAAGTCATCAAAGGCTTTACAGCGAGATATCCAAAGGTTTCTCTGCATATGCACCAGGGCACGCCAAGTCAGATGTCAGAGGCGATTGCAAAGGGAACCGCCAATTTTGCCATTGCCACTGAAGCGCTGCATCTTTACCAGGACGCAATCATGCTGCCTTGTTATCACTGGAACCGCTCAATCGTGGTGACTAAAGATCACCCGCTGGCTAAAAAAGCTCAGATCACTATCAATGATCTTGCTGCCTATCCTCTGGTGACTTATGTATTTGGCTTTACCGGCCGTTCTGAGCTGGACAGTGCATTTAATACAGCCGGTCTGACACCAAGAATCGTCTTCACTGCCACGGATGCTGATGTTATCAAGACTTATGTCCGAATGGGAATCGGTGTTGGTGTGATTGCCAGTATGGCCATTGATAAGCAGCAGGACTCCGACTTGCATGTGATTGATGCAAGCCATATTTTCGGCTCAAGTACCACAAGTATCGGGTTCAGACGCGGAACCTTCCTTCGCTCTTATATGTTCGACTTTATGGAGCGTTTTGCACCGCACCTGACCAGACCGGTTGTGGAGCAGGCCATCTCTCTTCGCAATAACGTTGAAATTGAAGAGATGTTTAAAGATATCGAATTACCGGTACGTTAA